The stretch of DNA AGGTTATATTTACGAgactttaaaaactttgtcATGTCATACATTAAAGCTAAAAATGAGAAACTAAGATAATTTttctgatttttgtttttttttcgtGTCTATTGTTTCCCCATATTGGTTTCTCTCGTTTCATGTCTATCCATGCTGTACTTTCATTTATTGTTGATAATCCGTTCTAACTGCCTGCTTCTTATCCAGTTTGGCAAAATCTTGTGGAACAAAACCAGGAATTTTTCGAGGCGTATTTCCAGTATTTGATGCTCAAGGATCAGATTTTGAAGTTCAATGAGTTGCTTTCGAAACAAGCGGCATTAATGCGTCAACCGGGACTGACCGCAATTCCGTCTTTACCTGTGTCTAATGGCTCTCATATTTCACCAAGTAAGGTTTAGggctttttttttctcttgatAAGTTTCTGTGGATGCCTGACCTACAAACTTTCAAGAATAATTTGTTAATGCGGGTATGGAATCTATATTTTTTGAAGTGTAGAAATTAAGGATTATCATCATCTACCCGCCCCCATTTTGTGAATAGCGTTCCTGATTAGTTCTAGAGCTAAAAGTTTAGTTAACGTAACTTTCTCACATTCACATGTCCTCTTGGCAGTATATCAGAACTCGAGATGCCATATTGCAGAAAACGTTGGAGCTTCGACGAATCCCGAGGAAATGCAGACTTCTGTCCCGACCAATTTGCCTAGCGCGTTTGGTAGTTGCGGCTCAACTCTTCACCCTTGCATACAACCGGTGGGTAATATGTCTGCTCAAAACGGGAAGGTTGATGTTAATCCTAACATGTTAGCTCACCCCTCGAACTTGGGAATGACTCGAAACAGGGAGGTTGATGTCAATCCGAACATGTTAGCTCACCCCTCGAGCGTGGGAATGACTCAAAACGGCCGGGAGGTTGATGTTAATCCAAACATGTTGTTAGCTCAACCCTCGAGCGTGGGGATTACATCAACAATGAACGGGAATTTGATCAAGTTGGAGCCTAGCTATAACAACCGATCTCCTTTCGATTTCGGCACGCACGGAAATTTGTTCGAGTCCTGTTCTGCCATGGGTGATACTCCTACGTCATTCAGTAGCGTCGAGTCTAATACGCAACACCATTGCGATGCTCTCTATGATGGCGACTCATCTTGGATACGTCAAACCTTCGGTTTTGACTTGACAGCTGAATTCTCTAATAATTCGGGTGCGTCAATCAAACGCGAAGTACATGTAGTAAGGCTAGAATTTGCGTGCTTGAAATTTCGGCTAATCGTAGTTGCCTTTCCTTACCGTTTCAGATCTACTAGAGAACTCCTATAATAGGCCTCCTTTTCTCGCCAACAATACGGGCAACTTGCTTGATTCCAACGGTAGGTGATCGATGCCACCCTCGTTTGTGTCTCGTTGTCTTTGCAGGATTACTCACGTTTTCTTCTCTTGCATGTTAGGGAATATCGAGCAGTTCAACAATTCATCGGGCTTGAGGTACGAAGGTTTCAGCAGTGATTGATCGTACGGTAAGCACAAACGTATAGAATAGTAAGGAAATAAACCGGAGAGATGGTAGAGGGTAGGTAGTAGGTAGGGGTATCAAAGCGGGCTGAAATCCACATGCCAACTCTGAATCACCATGTGGTGGAGCGGGTTAGGGCTGAAATTTTTCGGCCCGCGTTGGGGATTGACATTATGGCCTATTCCCCTCACCATATTGACCCGCTAGCCCACTTTGACACCCCTATAGTTGGTACGGGAAGTATTCGTGTTGTTTTGCTCAATGATTATTTAGGCGGGGAAATTTTGGTTATCACGACCTACCATCTCTCGAGTGACCGGGAGATATGACGATGACATGCCCCCTATACTATATAGCCGCGCGGTCACCATTTCCCCCCGTTTTTCTTGTTGCAGTTTGGCAGCGTGCTCCTAGTTCGAGTTCTTGTAAATCCTAGAAGGATCGAGGATCAAAGATAATTCGCTCTTAGGAATCGTGGGAAATTCGCGCAAAAAAAAGCTGTAAATGACAGCATGAGATGCAGCTGTATCATAATCCTTTGCCCATTGAAGGCTTTCTTTAGCTTAGAGATTGAGTTGACAGAGGCTGGTAGATAGGTGCAACAGATACAATGCAAGTTTATCATATGTAATAAAGTCTAAGGCTGCTTTCCATATTTTGATTTGATGTTTTTAATGTTAGTGTTTGGGGATGTGATGTTGCAGTTAACCTTATTTGTACTTCCCATGCTTTCTCTTTCATTTCCTTCTTcatatcaattataatattcttatttttaggTGACAGGAAAAACCGTGCAATTAGTAGCTGAAGGTGTGCATGTAAACtttcattttgtatatataatagcCTGCCTGTCAACTACATAGGATAGGTAAATTGTACTGGGAAGATTAGGtgtttgtaaaaaataaattcataaattttagtataaaaattatgCTTCACCCGACCATCTTTTTTCtggttaattataatatttttgtcatGTTAGATTGTTAGGTAAGGGAATGTGTACAATGCTTGCCTTGTCACAATAGCACTGTCATATCTGGCATGAATATAGTTTGTGTACAAGATACAAATAGGTTGTTGGGAACATGTTTGATTGTCCATTTGagtggtttttttttccttcggtaaaatttatgtttatttttagagaGTAAAACCCCCTTTTAGAGGATAAAAAATCCAACATGTTAAGATTATGTGCTGTGCATAACAGTTGAGCTTGCGATAGTAGTAATGAAAGGATAAACACTTCAACAACAAGACGACTCTGCTATTAGGTTGTCTCGTCTAATTAATTACCTTCCAAGACAAACATTATTTAAAGGCCTTTGAAACTAATAATGGAAAAGAGAAGAGGCATGTCCACATCCTCTGTCCTCCTCCTTCATCATTTAAGAACTCGACCTTGTAAACATTACAACGAGAAAAAATGATTTCTCTTTTATTTGGTTTAACCTTAAAAGCCTTAAAAGAGACATGGGTTGTTCTTTTTAGATTTTCATGCAAAAAATCTATCTTTCATTGTTGTTTGTTTAAATGTATAATcgtataattattttaagaaaCCTGATACTATGCACTTAATTTTACTACAAGTGAGTCCAAAACTCACATGTAAATCAAATTTGCCAACACCCTCTGCCACAGGGATCTTCTTAGTaccagggccggattttagggcgtgcaagatgtgcgaccgcacagggcctcaaaattttgggggcccctagtccagtcttggcctaatagttagtatatgtatttgtgaatatattggttcaaaattaggtttttttgcatttttctctttgcaaattttttcaattcgcagtttatttatactttgatagggtctCACTTAGTTATTAGCACAGGGCcccataaattaaaaaaaaaaccggccCTGCTTAGTACAACTTATCTTCAATAAAATTTACTCAATATACACTATCAAGATAATGAGTACAAGTTTCTATAATGCCTCATCATCCAGAAAAAATCTgttcaaaaatttaaacaaaaattcaatGAATGATGTGATGgtaacaattaaataataaatttttatattcttaGTTCATTACTAAGGAGTAATTGTTCTGTGGAAATTTTGTTGCATGTGGACCTCATAGTGTTCTCCGAACCAAAATGAAATCTAAACCATTACAActctattttatatttcatgATGTGACAacaagctattttttttttataggtgaAAGCCACAgcagtttttatttatttatttatttacggAAAAGTCTGAAACAActacttaaaaatatatatatgccaacCCTCGATTGAAATAAGACTAGAACCTATAATTATTCGTTTAAAATGATAGCATTGATGACATCAAATTATAAGGTACAAATTAGTTTGGTTGGTGTGAGCGGTTGTGCATTTTTGTCCCTTAAAAAAGGTCGAGAGTTCAAACCTCCTTACTTTACCTCTTAATTCAGGACAATTAACATTTGTTTAAGACACCTCATGgtcagataaaaaaaaatttataaggtACATGAACTTTGAAATcatgcatttatatattttccattTATATGTACTAAAAATCatgtgtttatatattttaatgttaaaattaaaaccATATTTTATAGCTTTGAAATCAAACAAATTCAGCTATTGGATTCTCCCCATGGACcatactttattattatattttattgtgcccctacaattattattattatttaaaaaaaaaaaaaaaactttagtcATAGCCTCCACTAGACTTTAGAATTTGGGCCTCCACTACCCCTCTTGACTCATCACAATCAACTTTAAGCAGCCGCAGTCCTCAGAGCCGCtcttttttatttagtttatttacattttacacGTGATacaatcaaatatttatatttctatccccattcaaattcatctatttagattttactttttgtatgaataaatatattaatattctaaaaaaaaatcactttatgGTGATAACTCGAACACATAAAAAATTGTAAGACACATgtaacacataattt from Ipomoea triloba cultivar NCNSP0323 chromosome 7, ASM357664v1 encodes:
- the LOC116024707 gene encoding uncharacterized protein LOC116024707; this encodes MSGGGESRKISCEDLQMVQNRIERCLQHYMSRDEVVNTLFVRDNIEPRFTQLIWQNLVEQNQEFFEAYFQYLMLKDQILKFNELLSKQAALMRQPGLTAIPSLPVSNGSHISPIYQNSRCHIAENVGASTNPEEMQTSVPTNLPSAFGSCGSTLHPCIQPVGNMSAQNGKVDVNPNMLAHPSNLGMTRNREVDVNPNMLAHPSSVGMTQNGREVDVNPNMLLAQPSSVGITSTMNGNLIKLEPSYNNRSPFDFGTHGNLFESCSAMGDTPTSFSSVESNTQHHCDALYDGDSSWIRQTFGFDLTAEFSNNSDLLENSYNRPPFLANNTGNLLDSNGNIEQFNNSSGLRYEGFSSD